ACAAAAGGTCATTACAAAACAAGAAAAATAATTACTAATTATATACTAAAAAATGAAGGAATTAATGTTAATCCATCTACTGAAATTATGATAACAACTGGCTCCACAGAAGCAATATTTCTTGCATTTCTTGCTCTTATTGAACAGGGTGATGAAGTGATTCTTGCAGATCCCACATATTGTTATGCTGAACCATTAGGATTATTAGGTGGAATAATTAAAACAATTCCTGTTGTGTTGGAGGATGGTTTTCAAATTAACATTAGTGGTGTTAAAAAAAATTTAACAAAAAAGACAAAGTTATTGTTATTATTAAGTCCGGATAATCCAACAGGAAGAGTAGCGTCTAGAGAAATAGTGCAAGAATTAGTGCTTCTAGCAGAAAAACATGATTTTTGGTTGTTGAGTGACGAAACTTATAAGGATATTATTTATGATAAAACACATTATGCTCCGAGAGTTTTTGGAGGCAAAAATCATGTTATCACGTGCTGTTCATTTTCAAAAACAGCCTGTATTCCAGGGTTAAGGATAGGTTATATGTATGGTCCTGAAAATTTTATTCAAGTAGCAGCAGCTTTGCGTCAATACACTACCATGTTCCCGAGCAAACCTGCGCAATTAATAGTGGAGAAGTTCTTAGAAAATAATAGTGCTATCAAACATAGTTTTGTTATGAATAACATTCTTCCTGAATACAAAAGACGGCGTCAGATAATGGATACCTGTTTGAAAAAATATCTTCCTCAAGCTAAATATATCGTTCCTGAAGGTGCATTTTATTTTTTCGTTAATATTTCTTCTTATCTCAATAAGAAGAAAGTCACCTCTGTTAAAGAATTCTCAGAAAAGTTATTACTTGAAGAAAAGTTAGTTACTATTCCTGGATCATTTTTTGGTAAACAAGGTGAAAATTATCTCCGTTTAACTTTTGCAGCAGAAACAGAATCAAGAATTAAAGAAGGATTTGAAAGATTCTCGAAGTTTGTTGAAGAATAAAAACAGAATTGGGCAAAAAATTATTTACGTTTTAATAGAATTTTGTCTAATTCTTTAATAAGCCATTTTCTCCAGTGACGTTCAAGTTGTGTTCTTATCAGTTTAATTAAAAACTTCTCGTCTTTAGTTAATTTTAATTTTTCAAGTTGTTTAACTTTAGAAAGAATTTCATAATCTTGATCAACCGACATTACATATTTCTTTTTCTCTGTTAGTGTTAATGAGATTTTATTCATTGATCAACACCTTTTACAATATTCTAGAACTTCTTTAATTACTTCTTCACGGCTAGCTTCAATGAAATTAATTGATCCAGCTACTCTATGTCCACCTCCATCAACTTGTGCTTCAGGAAATTTCTTTTGAAGCAATGCTATAATCTGATTTACATCAAAATTTTTGATTTCTGTTGAGCATCTAAAGCTAATGCCTGTTTTTGTATAGCCGCAAGTAATAACTGGTTTTTTATGTTTTGTTTTCAACCAATCATGAAGCATTCCTGTTGTTTTTCCACGTGGTGGAAAACCAGTAGTGTTTTTCACTTTATCTATGTCTATCTCTGCAATGATTTTATCTTTTTGTTCATGAACTTTATGGTATTTGATATTGCTTTCTAATTGAAGCTTTTTCTTTTGATTGAGTTGCTTTCGAAATATATGTAATAAAGGAAGATTGCGTTCGCTTTTAGGATTAAGAATATCAGTAACAATTTCCCTGCTTTCAGCATTGCTTACTAAAAATCCAAGATAATCAAGGCATTCAGCAGTATTGTAAATATGTTCTTTGGAAATTATTTGTTCAGCAAGTTTCAGGTATTGTTTAAACTCATCACTTTCAACGCGGTCAGCTACGCCGCCAACAGCTGCTATAAACGCTAAATCGTAGGCATGAGGATTAACTAAATGGGCTAATTCACTGCATAACATGCCGGTGCAGTAATCATAAGTAGAACCAACTTTGTGGGGATTAATATGACTTCCAGTAAGTGTATCAATTTCAGGCGATGGAGGATGATGGTCAACAACAAGGACTGTCGCGCCATAAAGTTTCACTAGTTTAATCCCATCAATATCCTGTTGGCAACTGCCATTATCGCAAATGATAATGACCGGGGCTTTGGCATGTCCTCGGACATCAGTGAACGTGCTAATATCGCGAAGCGCGTCTTCTTGACTATAAAAAGGAGCTTTACAAGGAAGCCGTCTGAAATAATAAAATGCATCTCTTTCCCGAGTATGTTTTTTATTAACTAAAGGTAAAATTGCTCGTTCAAGGGCAACGCCTCCTGTATACCCATCACTATCAAGATGATGTCGAACAATAATTGGTGTTCGAGATTCAATAGCATCAATAATAATGTCTGCAGCTTTTTTCATCTCTGGTAAAAGCTGGTCTAATATGTTGCTTGATATCATTGTTTTCATGCTTTCACGTTATTTCATAATTTTAACTTTAGTTTCAATTTCTTGTTTTATTGCCATCGCCACTCACTATGGCCCCAAGCTACAAGGAGATCAACACCTATTTTACTTAGTTCTAAGGGGAAATCACATGCTCCATAATTGCTTCCTTCCCAAATCAAAAGTTCTGCAGATGTTGCAGCATGGATTGCATCTTGTATCTCTTCAGCGCGAGGTTTTAAACCATCAGGTAGTTGAATGCAGACAGTTTTTGCCTGAGTTTCCTTTATCTTTTCAATAACTCGATTAAGCTCTAAATCATAGGTTTGCATAATATAATAAATGATTATTTGTTTAAAAAGTTAACCCAACAACTGTCCTGAAATAGCCAAAGAAGAATCCTGCATATACCAGGTCATAAAAAAAGCAACGCCGAAGAATATCACAACGATTACCCCTATAAGAAAAAAGCTAAACAAACTATGGCTGTAATTGTCTTCATATTCGTATCCAAACATTACTTTTCTTGGGAAATATTTGTTTATATATTTTACCTTAGTTCTCGTATCCAAAGAAGTCCAATTTTAATCATTGCTTTGTTAAATTTGTCACTAATTCTGTAAGTTTTCTTGTAAAGATCATAATCAATCAAACCCATGCCTTTCATAGGTGTTAAAATCCGATCATAAAATTGCCGTTTATTATAACTAAGCTTTACTTGCTTGCCTTTATACTGGGGTAAATCAAGTTGTGTTACTAATTGCCCATCATGTAATGCCATGGCAAAAGCACTCATCTCAGATTTAGTGATTTCTCCGCCTTTCATTTTCATATCATTGATAAGAAGCTTGCCAACTATTCTTTGTTGATCTGTTGCAAAAATGATCTCATAAACATCTTCTGGAAGATTAAATATGTCAAACAACATTACCATAACTATATACCCCCTTGAGCCATATAAAGCATACAGCTATATAAATATTGTTATTAGTATACTGGGGTTGTGCATATATGCACAACCCTCTCTTTTATATAAAATATATATCCTCAAAGATATAAATCTTTATAAAGCAGGGTATGAAGAAAATGACAGTTTATTACGTTTATTCAGGGGGTGTAAGTACTTTAACCTTTAGGTATACCTATCATGACCAAAAAAATACGTTTAACGCCTAAATTAACTGAAGAAATCCTTACTGAAGTAGTAGGGCAGGACACGCTTCCATTAATTGAATTTCTAAAAAATCGAAAGAATATATCTGAATTTATTATAGCTGAAAAGACTAAAATTGAGATTCATCAAGTGAGAAATATTCTCTATCGTATGCATAGTCAAAACCTCGCAACTTATAGGAGAAAAAAAGACTCTAAAAAAGGTTATTATATCAGTTATTGGACTTATAATGCTAAACGGATAAAAGACCTTGTTTTGGCGTTACATCAACAAAAATTAGATCGTTTAATGGTTCGTTTGGAACGAGAGGAAAAGAATAAAGGATGTTTCTTCTTATGTGCTAATGCTTGTGCGAGGTTAGATTTCGAGCAAAGCTCAGAATTAAGCTTTAAGTGTCCTGAATGCGGTTCATTATTAAATCAGCAAGATAACTCTCGAACAATAGATCACATTAAACAGCAAATAAAGGAATTAGAAGCTTTGATGTAATGATATTTCTTATGGATTTGGCGTTTTGAGGTACTTTGTAACTAACAAGTAACAACAGTTCCGAAACATTTATATATAAGCACTTCCAGTAAAAGCATAGGTGGTTACTATGGAAGAAAAACTAGGAAAGGAAGGTAAAGAGTTGGAAGTTACTGTAGATAATACGCCTAGTCATAATAAAGAGCATTCTTCTGGTGTTGCTGTTAATAATCAAGTAGTAGTTGAATATGAAGACCCTCTTACTGAGGATTATAAAATAGAACGAAGCAATAATATTGAATCTAAAACATTCCTTGTACAAGAAGTATGGGCAAAAAAAGACATTGAACATAATATAAGATTACATTAATTTTGCTTTAATTTTTTCTTGATAAGATTCTTTTTCCTTGTCATCTACGTATTCATCCACTGGCCAGGTAAATTTAATTTCATCATGGTTATAACGCGGAATAATATGGAAATGAACATGAGGCACTATTTGGCCTGCCGCTTTATGGTTATTCATTAATACATTGTAACCGTCAGGATCAAGAGCAAGCTGTATTGCATGCGCAATTTTCTTAACTCTGATTACTAATTCTTGCGCTAGCTTATCAGGAAGCTTATCAAGCACTTCGACATGTTGTTTGGGAACTACTAAGGTATGCCCTTTATTGCCTGGTGCAATATCAAGAAAACCAATAAAATGCTCATCATCATATACTATTTGCGTTTTAATTTTACCAGTTACTATATTACAAAAAACACAGTCTGCCATTACTATCATCTCCTTATTGCTTGGAGTTGCCCTTTGTTTT
This genomic interval from Candidatus Woesearchaeota archaeon contains the following:
- a CDS encoding pyridoxal phosphate-dependent aminotransferase; this encodes MPHLAKKAAQVIVSPIRKIVEEIEKAGDDTSIISFGGGASNIAPPQEVLDYLKNQLDRNPQQATAYGSTKGHYKTRKIITNYILKNEGINVNPSTEIMITTGSTEAIFLAFLALIEQGDEVILADPTYCYAEPLGLLGGIIKTIPVVLEDGFQINISGVKKNLTKKTKLLLLLSPDNPTGRVASREIVQELVLLAEKHDFWLLSDETYKDIIYDKTHYAPRVFGGKNHVITCCSFSKTACIPGLRIGYMYGPENFIQVAAALRQYTTMFPSKPAQLIVEKFLENNSAIKHSFVMNNILPEYKRRRQIMDTCLKKYLPQAKYIVPEGAFYFFVNISSYLNKKKVTSVKEFSEKLLLEEKLVTIPGSFFGKQGENYLRLTFAAETESRIKEGFERFSKFVEE
- a CDS encoding diphthamide synthesis protein; the encoded protein is MQTYDLELNRVIEKIKETQAKTVCIQLPDGLKPRAEEIQDAIHAATSAELLIWEGSNYGACDFPLELSKIGVDLLVAWGHSEWRWQ
- a CDS encoding HIT family protein: MADCVFCNIVTGKIKTQIVYDDEHFIGFLDIAPGNKGHTLVVPKQHVEVLDKLPDKLAQELVIRVKKIAHAIQLALDPDGYNVLMNNHKAAGQIVPHVHFHIIPRYNHDEIKFTWPVDEYVDDKEKESYQEKIKAKLM